In Silene latifolia isolate original U9 population chromosome X, ASM4854445v1, whole genome shotgun sequence, the following proteins share a genomic window:
- the LOC141618509 gene encoding uncharacterized protein LOC141618509: MPKTEGGLGLKDSCSWNVALLGKYVWWLASKKDHMWVKWVNHVYMKGKHWSDYQAPPDSSWSWRKITHIIQKFKQAYTNDKWLNSDLKYTVKVGYDWLRGVHSVVPWCHLVWNKLNIPKTSFISWSIMHKRLLTKDRLLRMELVVDPICEICRVCPEDHHHLFEACSNMQYYFKLLLSSLRMNVQSGNVVQWFSTARNVTKLQKRIFGASYVALLYQVWMCRNEARLSNFVKRSEVVMQQLIKDIKQRFQRLNLSKLTQRDCSWLLSI, encoded by the coding sequence ATGCCAAAAACTGAAGGAGGGCTTGGGCTCAAGGACAGTTGTAGTTGGAATGTTGCTTTGTTGGGTAAATACGTGTGGTGGCTTGCTTCCAAAAAAGACCATATGTGGGTAAAATGGGTGAatcatgtgtatatgaaaggtAAGCACTGGTCTGATTATCAAGCTCCTCCTGACAGTAGCTGGTCTTGGAGGAAAATCACTCACATTattcaaaaattcaagcaagcCTATACTAATGATAAGTGGCTCAATTCTGATCTCAAGTATACAGTGAAAGTAGGGTATGATTGGTTGAGAGGAGTTCATTCTGTGGTTCCATGGTGTCATTTGGTTTGGAATAAGCTTAACATTCCTAAAACATCTTTCATTAGCTGGTCCATTATGCATAAAAGATTGCTTACTAAGGACAGATTACTCAGAATGGAATTGGTTGTGGATCCCATCTGTGAAATCTGTCGAGTTTGTCCTGAGGACCATCATCATCTGTTTGAAGCTTGCTCCAATATGCAATATTATTTCAAGTTGCTTTTGTCTTCGTTGAGGATGAATGTGCAGTCTGGCAATGTGGTGCAATGGTTTTCTACAGCCAGAAATGTCACGAAGTTGCAGAAGAGAATTTTTGGTGCCTCTTATGTTGCTCTCTTATATCAGGTCTGGATGTGTAGAAATGAGGCTAGATTGTCTAATTTTGTTAAGAGGTCTGAGGTAGTTATGCAGCAGCTGATTAAGGACATCAAGCAGAGATTCCAGCGTCTTAATTTGAGTAAGCTGACTCAGAGGGATTGTAGTTGGCTTCTGAGTATTTAG